A single Orcinus orca chromosome 2, mOrcOrc1.1, whole genome shotgun sequence DNA region contains:
- the DLL4 gene encoding delta-like protein 4 has product MAAATRSASGWALLLLVALWQERAAGSGVFQLQLQEFANERGVLASGRPCEPGCRTFFRVCLKHFQAVFSPGPCTFGSVSTPVLGTNSFAVGDDSSGGGRNPLQLPFNFTWPGTFSLIIEAWHAPGDDLRPEALPPDALISKITIQGSLAVGQNWLPDEQTSPLTRLRYSYRVICSDNYYGDSCSRLCKKRNDHFGHYVCQPDGSLSCLPGWTGEYCEQPVCLSGCHEQNGYCSKPAECICRPGWQGRLCNECIPHNGCRHGTCSTPWQCTCDEGWGGLFCDQDLNYCTHHSPCKNGATCSNSGQRSYTCTCRPGYTGVDCELELSECDSNPCRNGGSCKDQEDSYRCLCPPGYYGLHCEHSTLSCADSPCFNGGSCRERNQGTSYACECPPNFTGSNCEKKVDRCTSNPCANGGQCLNRGPNRMCRCRPGFTGAHCEIHISDCARSPCVHGGTCRNLENGFACTCPAGFSGRRCEVRMPTDACASGPCFNGATCYASLPPDNFVCNCPYGFVGSRCEFPMSMPPSFPWVAVSLGVGLVVLLVLLCMVAVAVRQLRLRRPDDGSREAMNNLSDFQKDNLIPAAQLKNTNQKKELEVDCGLDKSNCGKQQNHTLDYNLAPGPLGRGILPGKYPHSDKSLGEKAPLRIHSERPECRISAICSPRDSMYQSVCLISEERNECVIATEV; this is encoded by the exons ATGGCAGCCGCAACCCGTAGCGCCTCTGGCTGGGCGCTACTGCTGCTGGTGGCACTTTGGCAGGAG CGCGCGGCCGGCTCTGGAGTCTTCCAGCTGCAGCTGCAGGAGTTTGCCAACGAGCGCGGCGTACTCGCCAGCGGGCGGCCGTGCGAACCCGGCTGCCGGACCTTCTTCCGCGTCTGCCTTAAGCACTTCCAGGCGGTCTTCTCACCCGGGCCCTGCACCTTCGGCAGCGTCTCCACGCCTGTGCTGGGCACCAACTCCTTCGCCGTCGGCGACGACAGTAGCGGCGGGGGACGCAACCCTCTCCAGCTGCCCTTCAATTTCACCTGGCCG GGTACCTTCTCACTCATCATTGAAGCTTGGCACGCGCCAGGAGACGACCTGCGGCCAG AGGCCTTGCCACCAGACGCGCTCATCAGCAAGATCACCATCCAGGGCTCCCTAGCTGTGGGCCAGAACTGGTTACCGGATGAGCAGACCAGCCCTCTCACAAGGCTGCGCTACTCTTACCGGGTCATCTGCAGTGACAACTACTATGGGGACAGCTGCTCACGGCTATGCAAGAAGCGCAATGACCACTTCGGCCACTACGTGTGCCAGCCAGATGGCAGCCTGTCCTGCCTGCCCGGCTGGACTGGGGAGTACTGCGAACAGC CTGTCTGTCTTTCGGGCTGTCATGAACAGAATGGCTACTGCAGCAAGCCAGCAGAGTGCAT CTGCCGCCCAGGCTGGCAGGGCCGCCTGTGCAACGAATGCATCCCCCACAACGGCTGTCGCCATGGCACCTGCAGCACCCCCTGGCAATGCACTTGTGATGAGGGGTGGGGAGGCCTATTCTGTGACCAAG ATCTCAACTACTGCACCCATCATTCCCCGTGCAAGAATGGGGCGACGTGCTCCAACAGTGGGCAGCGGAGCTATACCTGCACCTGTCGCCCAGGCTACACTGGCGTGGACTGTGAGCTGGAGCTCAGCGAGTGTGACAGCAACCCCTGTCGCAATGGAGGCAGCTGTAAG GACCAGGAGGACAGCTACCGCTGCCTGTGTCCCCCGGGCTACTATGGCCTGCACTGCGAACACAGCACCTTGAGTTGTGCCGACTCTCCCTGCTTCAATGGGGGCTCCTGTCGGGAGCGCAACCAGGGGACCAGCTATGCCTGTGAATGTCCCCCCAACTTCACTGGCTCCAACTGCGAGAAGAAAGTGGACAGGTGTACCAGCAATCCGTGTGCCAATG GGGGCCAGTGCCTGAACCGAGGTCCGAACCGCATGTGCCGCTGCCGTCCTGGATTCACAGGCGCCCACTGTGAAATCCACATCAGCGACTGTGCTCGCAGCCCTTGTGTCCATGGCGGCACTTGCCGCAACCTGGAGAACGGGTTCGCGTGCACCTGCCCTGCTGGCTTCTCTGGCCGGCGCTGCGAGGTGCGGATGCCCACCGACGCCTGTGCCTCGGGACCCTGCTTCAACGGGGCCACCTGCTACGCCAGCCTCCCCCCGGACAACTTCGTCTGCAACTGCCCCTACGGCTTTGTGGGCAGCCGCTGCGAGTTCCCCATGAGCATGCCCCCCAGCTTCCCCTGGGTGGCCGTCTCCCTGGGCGTGGGACTGGTGGTGCTGCTGGTGCTACTGTGCATGGTGGCAGTGGCGGTGCGGCAGCTGCGGCTCAGGCGGCCTGACGACGGCAGCAGGGAGGCCATGAACAACCTGTCGGACTTCCAGAAGGACAACCTGATCCCCGCCGCCCAGCTCAAGAACACAAACCAGAAGAAGGAGCTGGAAGTGGACTGTGGCCTGGACAAGTCCAACTGTGGCAAACAACAGAACCACACATTGGACTATAatctggccccaggacccctggggCGGGGGATCCTGCCCGGGAAGTATCCCCACAGTGACAAGAGCTTAGGGGAGAAGGCGCCACTGCGGATACACAG TGAAAGGCCAGAGTGTCGGATATCAGCGATATGCTCCCCCAGGGACTCCATGTACCAGTCTGTGTGTTTGATATCAGAAGAGAGGAACGAATGTGTCATTGCCACAGAG GTATAA